GAAGAATCTCCCCAAAAGCACTTGCAGATCAACTGAACGATTGAGAACGCCCTTCTATTGTCGTACAGCCCACATAATTATAGAACATAGACCTTGCCATACcatatcatcctcctcaactTTCTCTTCCGTCACCGGCACTCCTTATGAGTCATTCTTGGCGGTCTGCTGCCTCTCGTGTTCGATAATCTGCTTGCTCCAGCTGTAGACAATAGAAGCGGAtcagtataatattcagGACAAAGCCGGGGAGCAACAGTGTAAGGATAACTGACTATCGGCTGGGGAAGAACCTGCCCGGCTCTGGCATCTTATCCCGGTGTTCGCGTTCCGCGCTAATGCTCCATACCGCAGCGACGATTCCGATCATGGCAGCACCGATAATAGCGGTATTCGCCCTCCAGTTTGCAGGTTGAGCGTACCAGCCTCCGGCGGGAGACCAGACTTCCTTGGGGTATCTGGCACCACATTCGTGAGAATTGAACGCATTGAAACTGGAAGAGATGGGCCATTGACTTACGGGATCTTTCCGCCTCCACCCATTGCGACAGACAGGTGGTTTCGTAGTTTGAAGGATGAAAGCTGACAATTCTGGTGGGTTTGATAGGTAATGCCTTCAACCACCCGCCCGGATGGACCGTCGTTCATGCACGTGATGTGAATATCCCAATACAGTTTAGCGTATAATTTGATCCTTCTCACACGACTTTCCACCGCCGAAGCCCAAGTTTTCAAGTGTCCAAAAAGTATAGCGGATCGCGCGGAGCCCCCTTCTTTACTCGCAACGCCTGACATCCCGGGTGTGGGTTGCTTCACTTCTTCAATTTCTCTTTATTGCCAACGCGATTTAAACCGCACAACCGCCctgatgaagaggctgcaGCTCCAACGATGGAGCACCTCGGCGCTATCGTCGCGCGCCAGAACTTGTGGCCGGTTACAGCCACAACTCTTCTCGAGCAAGCGGTTCCAGTCAACAGTTTCGGCACCTTTACAATCTACAAGTGAACAAATAGCCGGAGAACAATCGATTCTTTCTACTACTACTCGCAAACCGCCCACTATTCCGCAAAATAAACTTCCTTCACCAAGAGTCGTGGTCGCACGCCGGTCTGCAAAACTTGCAGCGCTCCATGCACGACTTTACCTTCCTTCGCGATTACCGCTCGAAACACTAGCACGATGCTTAGTTGATCCCTCCGCAGACCCGAATCCTCAGTTCAATAATGCATCACTCGCCGTCCTCGGCCACGACCTCCTGACCAATTATGCCTCCGAACACCTTATTTGCACATATCCACGACTACCCGTGACGGTTATCTGGGCGGCATTGTTTGCTTACGCCGGCCCTAAAACACTCACTGCGATGGCCAGAGAATGGGGTGTGGAAGCTGCCGCTGAACCCGGTGGTGAGGTAAACCCCGGCCTCCTCCAATTTACGAGAGTTCAGCCCGGGACCGATGTAAACGCAGAGCGTATTGTCGGCACGACACGAACCTACGAAGACCAGAAGCATTGGCGGAAATCGGTTTCTTCGAGCGTTGTCTACGATAATGAATTCGGGGATCCCGATACCGCAGGCGTACTACCTTCAGAATCACAAACACCACAGGAATCAAAAGGAGTAGCCCTTGAACACGCCAGCACTTCTTTCGTACGGGCGGTTATGGGCGCCGTCTATCTCCATGCTGGCAGAGCAGCTGCGAAGCGTTTCTTTGAACAGCACATTATCTCTCGACACCTCGACGTTTCCAGCCTGTTCAACTTCTCCGAGGCGACGCGTGACCTAGCCCGACTCTGTGCGCGTGAAAACTACGAGGCTCCCATCGCCAAGATTATCAGCGAAACCGGCCGCAGGAGCAGGCACCCCGTCTTCGTTGTTGGTATTTACTCCGGTAAAGATAAATTGGGCGAGGGCGCAGGCGCCAGCCTAGTCGAGGCTCGGACAAGGGCTGCCGTTGCTTCTCTTAAGGCGTGGTATCTTTACAGCCCGTTGGAAGTACGTGTACCGAGTTcaatggaggaagaaggcgcTGCCCCTTGGAAGCCGGTTTATGTGGATTTGGGTGAGGTTGTTGCATAGAATCCAAGCGGTAGAGAGCCGCTCTCCCCTTCTGCACGGTGTATTGTCTACAATTGATGTGGCAAGAGCCTGTGTGCAATATGTTTTACcaaattattaaagatcgGACCTTGTACAGTATGggaatttattatattattttgGTGTTGTTTTTGCGTTTCCGTTACCCTTGGCTTCACTGTTACTTATTGTTTACAGTTGAAACAGTCGTTGGGACAAAGCCTAGCGGGGCAGTCTGTTCTAGAGATTTATGGTACATAGATAGATGTATTGAATCAACGCTTGCTAATACTTGTTTTGGTTACCCTATTCAAAATACAAGACGTACAGCCCCGTGGATCCTCCCTTCCTCTCAGCTGGAGTCGCCCACAGAAACGGACGTGTTATGGAGGTGGCAGGAGGAAGGTACGTCCAGGTCACGTAACTCCGGCGGCAGGATGGAGCTCTGATTGTCAGAAGGCTTAGATCACGGTCTCGTGGCGTTTCTTAAGCGTGGTTAGGATTTAGTGCTTGATGTAGTATGTAGTAGGTATATAGTaagaattaagtattaattatacgGACTAGTTCTAGTTATCGGCCGGATTTATGAGCTCATCTTCCCAGTTCCCCTGGCCGTTGGGGCTATCTAACCAAATGCCATACTCGTCCCATAATTGATCGATCTCGGACCCATACAAAGCCCTCCAAAAGCCCTCTCCCTTGTGACCGCCCTGCTCCTGGGCCTCCTTCGACTTACCGTCTCCAACATATCCAACCCGGCACAACCGATCATTCAGCAGACCTACCGCCCCCCTCCCAACCCGAACATCCTCCAACCACGCCAAAAAGTACGCCGTATGCTGATACCCGGAGTCCCACTTCTCAGGCCTTTCCTTGGCACACGTCGGCCGACTCCAATGCGGCGGACTCAGTCCCGCTTTGAGACGCACAAAGTCCGCAACCCCCTCGATTAAACCACCCGGGGCACGAGGGGTACAGTCATCAGGCCTACCGTCAAGAGTAGCACGCGGGGCAGCGTATTGGTAGCAGTGGACGAGCTCATGGGTGAGCACGCCTACTATCTCGGCGAGGGGGTCGGCCTTGGTAGCACAGTGTTCGATGTACCCAAGGGAGACGTGGATTTCTTTGTGGTCGTTGTCAATGTCCTTGCCGGTTGTATAGGCGACACCGCCGACATCGCGTAGGAGGACTGTCACGGAGCGCGTCGGTGGGAGAGATGGTGTGAATGTTGGCGGATGCTTTCGTTTCGGGGCGGCAGCGGTGGCCTTATCGTGGGCGGAGGGGGTGTAGAGGTTCTTGATAATTGCGGCGAGGGCGGTTTCAAGTGTAGTTGTGAGGTCGGACACGGAGGTGAGGAAGAATAGGGCTGCAGGATGTCGGAGGTCGTGGATCTCAAGGCGGAACTTGGGTGCGGGGAGTTTGGGGGAGTGGGCTGAGTTGGGGGCAGTAAGTGGTTCTTTGGAGGGGTCAGAGGGAACGCCAATCTTGGGAATCGCTGAAGGTGTAGCCATCGTTTGTTTTCAAGTGTTAAATAAATGAGCTATGAACTGCTGCCGATGAGTGATGCGTCGATGGTGGGATGACTGGATCATGGATGTGGTGTTGAACGGAGACAGGCGGGGGATGCAGGGGCCACTGCAGAGTGTATGGAGTCCACCCGTCAGCAGCAACCTGATGTGCCTAGCGCACGGTTCAATTCCCCTCGATTGTAAGCATAGCGGATCCAGCAGCCTGTTAGGCGTGTTGAACTCTAACTTTGTTGGCCGCAGACTTTCGGGCAATGCAAGTCAAGTACCCTGGAACTGTGTTGGTTCTTTGGAGTGGCTGCACGTGAAATAGAATAAGTGCGCTCTGCCACGCTTCCAGAATTGAGTATATACAAAACACAAACACACTAGTTATTAGAGTTGTTCAGAGACCCAGGAGATAGTAACAACCTAAACAATTCAACTCTGAACCCCAGACACTGAGCGAGTACGTCGAGTCCTTAACCAACAAGCTAACGTCCCTGCACTAACGCCTGATATGAAGTGGGCCGCCCACTGGCCAATGCGCAATGTCCAATACTGTGGGGACTCAAGGTAAACAAACCGAGCCCGACCTGGCGTAGGTAACCAACCGGCCTGGAAAAAAGTGACTACacctcatcaacaactcaaacacaacaccaccaccatccccctcccaccACTCGAGTCgctcgctccttccacaacaccGCCGCTTCTCACAACAACCTCGATTTACAcgccaaaccctcctccGAATCCCCCATAACAGTCTGATCTGCAAGGAATTGACCAAAAGCGCTTATCGCCGCGTCTCTGTCGCTTATCGGAGATCGACTTATCGTCCCCCCCTCCGCTCTCCAAACTTGCGTTCTTCTGGACCTCATCTTCGGTCGCCGCCCACGTTCGACGccgtcgctccttcctcactGTGCCTACTTCCTCTTCGATGATACACTGAGTCGCGACTGCTATAGCTGCTCCGTTTACACTGGTATAAAATCCCCCTCCAGAGCCCCgtccctcttctcttctgcatTAAACCGCTCCGTAACCCTCTGCTCTATGCTCATTGATCACAACGATTACTGACCATGGATTCAAACTCTTACAGCCTTCTGGCAGTTATTGCCCTTATTCTCACTACGCTTTACACTTCCAACTTCTgggatttcttttttaccCTACTTGGTTTCGCTTTTCGTTTCCTGACTATCTATGCTCTTCTCTTCGTAGCACGACCTGAGCTCGAACATTTCGTGGCTAGGATGGAGCAAAAGTCTGAGGAACTGCTTGCGGTGCTCAAGAATAGTAACCTGTCGCTCGACGTCAAGGTAGCCCATCTACTTGGCGTGAAATCTGACATCAAGCAAAAGAATGTTCCAGAGGGAGCAGTGCCCCCGCTCTTCGAGTGCTTGCGGCTTGCTTTAGCCTCGCCTCATATCGCCCTCATCACGGCAGGATTTTCCACTCTTGGCCATTTCTTGAAACGCCTGTTTATACAGGAGCTGCACAGTCTCGTTTCGGTCTTCGCCAAGGAACTCATTTCATGCCTCCTGGACCGTTTGGGTGATCACAAGGACCGAATCAGAGGTCTCGCTGCCCAAGCATTTACCGACATGtggcctgcagctgctccGCAAATTGACCATGCTGTTTTCGAAGTTGGCCTTACGTCGAAGAACGCCAGGCTTAGACATTCAAGCCTCAATTTGCTCAGTAGCGTGAGTACCTGCTGATCTGTCTTATCCCATCTTGCTGTCATTATCTGACTTTGTCCTGCAGATTGTCACTCAGTATCACATTGGCTTCAGACAATACGTTCCGGATGCTGTTGCATGTCTAGAAGATGCCGACAAAGAGGTTCGCAGGGCCGCGAAAACGGTAATTGTGGATCTCTTCAAGTAAGTTCCCTGTGTATAGGTGCCCGTATGTTCGTATAGCGATTAACCTTTCGATAGGGAAGCGGCCCCCCATGCACAGGCTGATCTTCAGCGGCAAATGGCTGATCATAACGTCCGAAAAACCATTGTGAACGACATTCTCATTGCCATTGGGCTTGAACCAGAGCTTCCTAGCCGACCGCCATCGACTAGGCCGCCTTCGGTTCGCCCACCGTCGCGTGGTGATGCCATACGCCGCCCACCTTCTAGGGGTGATGTCCTCCATAGGCCACCCTCGAGAGGCGATGCCTTGCACAGCTCGGCCTCAAGGGGTAATGCCATTCAACGACCAGCTTCGCGAGTTGATACTTCGCACGGCTATCCTGCTTCAAGCAGCACTCACTCCGCTACAATCGTCACCGAACCCGCTTCAATTGACAACCATATTGAACCCGTTTTTCACCATCCCGCTCAAGCTGCGCCCGCCGCCACGGCCGCTAGCAACGCCCCTGTTCTCACTCGACCCCAACAAGCTGTCTCCGCACATCCGGGGCAGACGGTTGAAGCTTTGACGGAGCGTAAGTTTTGATATCCTTTTCTTTAACCCCGCATGTTGGAAGGCCCTAATGGTATATTAGATGCCTCCGTTATTCATAGACCCGTACCAACGCGTCCAAACACCACAGCAACCGATACATACAAAGCGCCCAGAGCGGCGAACGCCCCGGTTGACCGGCGTGCTGTTCCTGCGACACCACGACATGTCCACCCAGAACTCGACACCACCGTCCAACCCCGCGACATCTCATCTGCCCGTGAGATGGAGCAGCTAGTGCGTGACATGCTCCCATGCTTCAACGGCAAAGAAGACGAAACCAACTGGCAGAAGCGTGAAAAGAATATCACTATGCTCCGCCGAGTCACGCATGGGAATGCGCCGCACGAGTTTTCTCAAGCTTACCTCGCGGGAATCAAAACTCTTCTTGACCCCATTTTCAAAGTTGCGAATTCTCTCAGAACTACCATGCAAACAACTGGCCTTGAGATGTTGCAGTCCCTCGCTCGTGTTAACGGATCTCGGCTTGACCCCATGATCGATATCATCCTGAACAACGCGATGAAGCTCTGCGGCAATTCAAAGAAGATAACTGCCCACAATGGCAACCTGACTGTCGGAGCTCTACTCGAGAATGTGACCTGCAATACTCGCGTTCTGGCTCACATTacgtcggcggcggccagCACCAATAACAATCTCCGCTTCTTTTCCGCTGGTTGGTTGAGGGTTGTCATTAATGGCCAAGGGAAACACAGGACTACTCCTGAAGGGTTGGCGAGCATTGCCCAGTGCATTAAGAATGGTATTAGCGATGCCAGACCAGACAACAGAGAGTCATACCGTCTCACTTTTTGGGACTTCCACAAAGTCTGGCCCGACAAAGCTCAACAGTGAGTTGGCTAGCTTGCCTTGCCTTTCGTTCGACATTGACTAACATACCCTAGGATTCTGAACGAGATTGCACCCAAACATCGTGCGACGCTCGAGAAAGATGCGGCGAACCCGATGAACGATCCGTTTGTATCGAGCTCAACTTCCACGACGACAGGACTGTTCAGCAGTACGCCTGGACGTCCGACACCGGCAAAGGGAGCGGTCGCTGCTAAAGCGAGGCCTAATCTTGCACCCGCCACAACATTCCCACCTCCTACAGCGGCAGCTCAGCCTGCCCAGGCCAACCGCCCCCGCAAGAAGCCCAGGTCAGCCGTTACGGCCACACCCACTTCATCCCTCACATCCGCTCCCATGCGCCCCGGCGCTTCGAAACCGCGCCAGCCTCAACTTGAAATCAACCCACGCCCCGCGACCGCTGCCGGTTTCCATCCAACGCAGAAGGAGAGCCCAACCCGAGGAAGCCCGGCCCGGATTCCGGTAGCAGCGCATCCTACTACTCCTGGGACGAAGCCCGTCGGCGCTTCTCGTCCCCGTCAGAAGAGCGACCCGCTGCAAAATGCGAGTCCGACGAAGATGGGAGTTAGGCTCGCAAATGACCCTACACTCACCCCCGACCGACCTTTTGGGAGCATCAGTATTCCTAAGAAGCGCACGAACAGCAGTGGGGAAGAGAATGGTGAGAGGAAGAACGACGAGAATACTGCACCCAAAAAGGTCGTGATGGACTACGGAAGCCCAAGAGTCGATTCTGTGGCGGACTCTCTTGAGCTATCCGGTTGGCCACATCATGAAGTCAAAGAAGTCTCACCCAACGATTACGAAGATCAGAATATGTTAGAAGTTGAAGCGCACACAGCTTCAGAGGCGGAGCCGGAATCGAAGCCAGAGCTTCCCGGACAGATGCCAGCCGATGTAGGCGAAGGATTACACGAAATCCAAACAATTCATCCGAACGCTGCCGTTGACGCAAGCCAACTGCAggtggagggcgagggctcaAGGCACGAGTCTATTTTATCACCAGAGGTATCACCCACGGCGACCATTTCCCCCGTGGCTTTGCCAGTTGCCCCAGAAGCACTGAACAGTGATCACAACGGAGGAGAGAAATCGAATGATGAGACCGCCGAAGAGGCCATCTCAGCCAGGGCATCAGCAAATTCTGGGGCTCGCCGTACCTCAGCCATTTTACCCCTTTTACCGTCGTGGCCGAAAGCCGATAACACACCCGGTCCACAGCCAGGCGACACATCACCTTTACGACTCAAGAAAGAGATAACAGACACGCAATATGCCAGTGACTCGGGCAAGCCGTCTGGCGATGAGACCCCAGACGTCCAGGTTTCGCGAGCTTTGCGCCCATTTAGCGACCGCCCAAGGGAGTCCGAGGCTACCCCGACCAAGCGGGATATCACTCTC
This region of Aspergillus puulaauensis MK2 DNA, chromosome 5, nearly complete sequence genomic DNA includes:
- a CDS encoding uncharacterized protein (COG:S;~EggNog:ENOG410PQUN;~TransMembrane:1 (o64-83i)); amino-acid sequence: MNDGPSGRVVEGITYQTHQNCQLSSFKLRNHLSVAMGGGGKIPYPKEVWSPAGGWYAQPANWRANTAIIGAAMIGIVAAVWSISAEREHRDKMPEPGRFFPSRYWSKQIIEHERQQTAKNDS
- a CDS encoding mitochondrial 54S ribosomal protein mL44 (BUSCO:EOG09263CGP;~COG:J;~EggNog:ENOG410PFDN;~InterPro:IPR000999,IPR014720,IPR036389;~PFAM:PF00035;~go_function: GO:0004525 - ribonuclease III activity [Evidence IEA];~go_process: GO:0006396 - RNA processing [Evidence IEA]), coding for MKRLQLQRWSTSALSSRARTCGRLQPQLFSSKRFQSTVSAPLQSTSEQIAGEQSILSTTTRKPPTIPQNKLPSPRVVVARRSAKLAALHARLYLPSRLPLETLARCLVDPSADPNPQFNNASLAVLGHDLLTNYASEHLICTYPRLPVTVIWAALFAYAGPKTLTAMAREWGVEAAAEPGGEVNPGLLQFTRVQPGTDVNAERIVGTTRTYEDQKHWRKSVSSSVVYDNEFGDPDTAGVLPSESQTPQESKGVALEHASTSFVRAVMGAVYLHAGRAAAKRFFEQHIISRHLDVSSLFNFSEATRDLARLCARENYEAPIAKIISETGRRSRHPVFVVGIYSGKDKLGEGAGASLVEARTRAAVASLKAWYLYSPLEVRVPSSMEEEGAAPWKPVYVDLGEVVA
- a CDS encoding basic secretory family protein (COG:S;~EggNog:ENOG410PXC6;~InterPro:IPR007541;~PFAM:PF04450), producing MATPSAIPKIGVPSDPSKEPLTAPNSAHSPKLPAPKFRLEIHDLRHPAALFFLTSVSDLTTTLETALAAIIKNLYTPSAHDKATAAAPKRKHPPTFTPSLPPTRSVTVLLRDVGGVAYTTGKDIDNDHKEIHVSLGYIEHCATKADPLAEIVGVLTHELVHCYQYAAPRATLDGRPDDCTPRAPGGLIEGVADFVRLKAGLSPPHWSRPTCAKERPEKWDSGYQHTAYFLAWLEDVRVGRGAVGLLNDRLCRVGYVGDGKSKEAQEQGGHKGEGFWRALYGSEIDQLWDEYGIWLDSPNGQGNWEDELINPADN
- the STU1 gene encoding uncharacterized protein (BUSCO:EOG09260XSR;~COG:Z;~EggNog:ENOG410PJNX;~InterPro:IPR016024,IPR034085,IPR024395,IPR011989;~PFAM:PF12348); this translates as MEQKSEELLAVLKNSNLSLDVKVAHLLGVKSDIKQKNVPEGAVPPLFECLRLALASPHIALITAGFSTLGHFLKRLFIQELHSLVSVFAKELISCLLDRLGDHKDRIRGLAAQAFTDMWPAAAPQIDHAVFEVGLTSKNARLRHSSLNLLSSIVTQYHIGFRQYVPDAVACLEDADKEVRRAAKTVIVDLFKEAAPHAQADLQRQMADHNVRKTIVNDILIAIGLEPELPSRPPSTRPPSVRPPSRGDAIRRPPSRGDVLHRPPSRGDALHSSASRGNAIQRPASRVDTSHGYPASSSTHSATIVTEPASIDNHIEPVFHHPAQAAPAATAASNAPVLTRPQQAVSAHPGQTVEALTEHASVIHRPVPTRPNTTATDTYKAPRAANAPVDRRAVPATPRHVHPELDTTVQPRDISSAREMEQLVRDMLPCFNGKEDETNWQKREKNITMLRRVTHGNAPHEFSQAYLAGIKTLLDPIFKVANSLRTTMQTTGLEMLQSLARVNGSRLDPMIDIILNNAMKLCGNSKKITAHNGNLTVGALLENVTCNTRVLAHITSAAASTNNNLRFFSAGWLRVVINGQGKHRTTPEGLASIAQCIKNGISDARPDNRESYRLTFWDFHKVWPDKAQQILNEIAPKHRATLEKDAANPMNDPFVSSSTSTTTGLFSSTPGRPTPAKGAVAAKARPNLAPATTFPPPTAAAQPAQANRPRKKPRSAVTATPTSSLTSAPMRPGASKPRQPQLEINPRPATAAGFHPTQKESPTRGSPARIPVAAHPTTPGTKPVGASRPRQKSDPLQNASPTKMGVRLANDPTLTPDRPFGSISIPKKRTNSSGEENGERKNDENTAPKKVVMDYGSPRVDSVADSLELSGWPHHEVKEVSPNDYEDQNMLEVEAHTASEAEPESKPELPGQMPADVGEGLHEIQTIHPNAAVDASQLQVEGEGSRHESILSPEVSPTATISPVALPVAPEALNSDHNGGEKSNDETAEEAISARASANSGARRTSAILPLLPSWPKADNTPGPQPGDTSPLRLKKEITDTQYASDSGKPSGDETPDVQVSRALRPFSDRPRESEATPTKRDITLRSQDPVQAREMLAKGITRIQTRDMDMNGYRKLQGLIEFHHAIFTDSNQFDSMLEALLAELVTQKPPSEKVLPFGSVWDFKTQVLYTVKSMFINSKTYFSCHYPGTVIQLLEAQKPYEIARYLVKVIDQLIDDIVDVSEPSAIIDALMEYLPSVKDDPQHKILRKGFETIGHALVVMNEQKMKLPEDTLEHIGELATDSLQLQSMGVKRRIIAMCVELRVMVSDDDRYWKILGGADKGVHGLLFYYRSKNRVD